A window from Listeria seeligeri serovar 1/2b str. SLCC3954 encodes these proteins:
- a CDS encoding post-transcriptional regulator: MTDSFSAWYEDLEPAILIKVEDFHILGYREIKASHIWAFLTEEKWKNRPAPALHERMNDVMQMKIGQLMQFIMTTAEQQSSNHISKVEDALQPNVEDEQSLDK; this comes from the coding sequence ATGACGGATTCATTTTCGGCTTGGTATGAAGATTTAGAACCAGCGATTTTAATAAAAGTGGAGGATTTTCATATTCTAGGCTACCGAGAAATCAAGGCCAGCCACATTTGGGCTTTTTTAACTGAAGAAAAGTGGAAAAATAGACCAGCCCCAGCTTTGCATGAACGTATGAATGATGTTATGCAAATGAAAATTGGACAATTAATGCAATTTATTATGACGACAGCTGAACAACAATCTAGTAACCATATTTCAAAAGTGGAAGACGCACTTCAGCCAAATGTGGAAGATGAACAGTCTCTTGACAAATGA
- the yajC gene encoding preprotein translocase subunit YajC, with protein MGGIVTFIPIILMIVLFYFLLIRPQQKRQKEVQNMQSSLAKGDKIITIGGLHGIVEAIEDGTVILKCGNNKLTFDRNAVRTVLEKGNAVSTPVVAETTSDDTEVTEENK; from the coding sequence ATGGGCGGTATTGTAACATTTATACCAATTATTTTGATGATTGTTCTGTTTTATTTCTTATTAATCAGACCTCAACAAAAACGTCAAAAAGAAGTACAAAATATGCAAAGCAGTTTAGCAAAAGGTGATAAAATTATCACTATTGGTGGACTTCACGGTATTGTAGAAGCAATTGAAGATGGCACTGTCATTTTGAAATGTGGAAATAACAAATTAACTTTTGACCGTAATGCAGTAAGAACTGTACTTGAAAAAGGCAACGCAGTTTCTACACCAGTAGTTGCAGAAACAACTTCTGATGACACTGAAGTTACTGAAGAAAACAAATAA
- the tgt gene encoding tRNA guanosine(34) transglycosylase Tgt, whose product MSAIRYELIKTDKQTGARLGKIHTPHGTFDTPMFMPVGTLATVKTMSPEELKAMGAGIILSNTYHLWLRPGEELIREAGGLHKFMNWDQPILTDSGGFQVFSLSKMRDIKEEGVHFRNHLNGDKLFLSPEKAIQIQNALGSDIMMSFDECPPYPASHEYMKKSVERTSRWAERGLKAHARPGDQGLFGIVQGGAYEDLRAQSAKDLVSLDFPGYSIGGLSVGEPKDVMNQVLEHTTPLLPANKPRYLMGVGSPDSLIDGVIRGIDMFDCVLPTRIARNGTCMTSSGRLVIKNAKFTHDFRPIDENCDCYTCKNYSRAYIRHLIRCEETFGIRLTTYHNLHFLLNLMKQVRSAIMEDRLADFREEFFEQYGFNRPDAKNF is encoded by the coding sequence ATGTCTGCCATTCGTTATGAACTAATAAAAACAGATAAACAAACTGGTGCTCGTCTTGGTAAAATTCATACACCACACGGCACATTTGATACACCTATGTTTATGCCAGTTGGAACACTTGCAACGGTAAAAACAATGTCGCCAGAAGAATTAAAAGCAATGGGCGCAGGTATTATTTTAAGTAACACCTATCACTTATGGTTACGTCCCGGTGAAGAGTTAATTCGAGAAGCGGGCGGGCTACATAAATTTATGAACTGGGATCAACCAATCTTAACGGATTCAGGTGGTTTTCAGGTGTTTAGTTTGAGTAAAATGCGTGATATTAAAGAAGAGGGCGTTCATTTCCGTAACCATTTAAACGGAGACAAGCTTTTCTTATCACCAGAAAAAGCGATTCAAATTCAAAATGCGCTCGGATCAGACATTATGATGAGTTTTGATGAATGTCCACCGTATCCAGCTTCTCATGAATATATGAAGAAATCAGTAGAACGGACTTCACGCTGGGCTGAACGGGGTTTAAAAGCACATGCTAGACCAGGCGACCAAGGATTATTTGGAATCGTTCAAGGCGGGGCATATGAAGATTTACGTGCTCAAAGCGCTAAAGATTTAGTTTCACTAGATTTTCCGGGATACTCAATAGGTGGTTTATCGGTTGGGGAACCAAAAGACGTTATGAACCAAGTTTTGGAACATACGACACCACTTTTGCCAGCTAACAAACCTCGTTATTTAATGGGAGTTGGCTCGCCTGACTCACTTATAGATGGGGTCATTCGTGGGATTGATATGTTTGACTGTGTTCTTCCTACACGTATAGCACGTAATGGAACTTGTATGACTTCCAGTGGACGTTTAGTTATTAAAAATGCTAAGTTCACGCATGATTTCCGTCCAATTGACGAGAATTGTGATTGTTACACTTGTAAAAATTACTCACGTGCATACATTAGACACTTGATTCGTTGTGAAGAAACTTTTGGAATTAGACTTACAACTTATCATAATCTTCATTTTCTGTTAAACTTAATGAAGCAAGTTCGTTCCGCTATTATGGAAGATCGTCTTGCTGATTTTAGGGAAGAATTTTTTGAGCAATACGGATTTAATCGTCCTGATGCAAAAAATTTCTAA
- the queA gene encoding tRNA preQ1(34) S-adenosylmethionine ribosyltransferase-isomerase QueA, with the protein MKVEDFDFDLPEELIAQTPLLDRTSSRLMVLDKATGEIKDQHFTDILSYLHEGDALVLNDTRVLPARLHGIKDETGAHIEVLLLKQKEGNAWETLVKPAKRIRQGATITFGDGALKATCLEELEHGGRILEFSYEGIFYEVLEQLGEMPLPPYIKEQLADQDRYQTVYAKENGSAAAPTAGLHFTEDLLAKIKAKGVEIIFVTLHVGLGTFRPVDVEDTANHKMHSEFYRLTEEAAERINKVKETGGKVVAVGTTSIRTLETIASRHEGKLVAESGWTEIFISPGYTFQAVDALITNFHLPKSTLIMLVSALSDRNKILTAYNHAVEQQYRFFSFGDAMFIH; encoded by the coding sequence ATGAAAGTAGAAGATTTTGATTTTGATTTACCAGAAGAATTAATTGCACAAACCCCTTTACTTGACCGGACATCTAGTCGACTAATGGTATTAGATAAAGCAACTGGCGAAATAAAAGACCAGCACTTTACAGATATTCTAAGTTATTTACATGAAGGAGATGCCTTAGTTTTAAATGATACACGCGTTCTCCCGGCTCGTCTTCATGGTATTAAGGATGAAACAGGCGCTCATATCGAAGTATTGCTATTAAAGCAAAAAGAAGGAAATGCTTGGGAAACCTTGGTAAAGCCTGCAAAAAGAATTCGTCAAGGTGCAACGATTACATTCGGTGATGGTGCGTTAAAAGCAACTTGTCTTGAAGAACTAGAGCACGGCGGTCGCATTCTCGAGTTTTCTTATGAAGGTATTTTTTATGAAGTATTAGAACAACTTGGTGAAATGCCGTTACCACCATACATTAAAGAGCAATTAGCGGACCAAGATCGTTACCAAACCGTTTATGCAAAAGAAAATGGTTCAGCGGCAGCTCCTACAGCAGGACTTCATTTTACAGAAGATTTGCTTGCGAAAATTAAAGCAAAAGGTGTTGAAATTATTTTTGTTACGCTACATGTTGGTCTTGGAACTTTCCGTCCGGTAGATGTAGAAGACACCGCAAATCACAAAATGCATTCTGAATTTTATCGTTTAACAGAAGAAGCTGCTGAACGAATTAATAAAGTAAAAGAAACGGGTGGAAAAGTAGTGGCAGTTGGAACTACTTCGATCAGAACTTTAGAGACCATTGCTAGTCGTCATGAAGGTAAATTAGTAGCTGAATCTGGTTGGACAGAGATTTTTATTTCCCCAGGGTATACTTTTCAAGCGGTAGATGCTTTAATTACAAACTTTCATTTGCCCAAATCCACTTTAATTATGCTTGTGTCAGCTTTATCTGATCGAAATAAAATTTTAACAGCTTATAATCATGCTGTAGAGCAACAATATCGTTTCTTTAGTTTTGGAGATGCGATGTTTATTCATTAA
- the ruvB gene encoding Holliday junction branch migration DNA helicase RuvB, translated as MDERIISSETVDSEEVSFETSLRPQTLSQYIGQDKVKNNLTVFIEAATLRNEALDHVLLYGPPGLGKTTLAMVIASEMGSQIKTTSGPAIERPGDLATILTSLDPGDVLFIDEIHRLSRAIEEVLYPAMEDYCLDIVIGTGPTARSVRLDLPPFTLIGATTRAGLLSAPLRDRFGVIDHLEFYTEEQLTEIVLRTANILDTKIDDLGAREIARRSRGTPRIANRLLKRVRDFAQVRGNGTVTEKLAKEALTLLQVDPRGLDTIDQKLLHTIIQSFRGGPVGLDTIAASIGEERETIEDMQEPYLLQIGFLQRSPRGRIATEIAYKHLGISYEKEV; from the coding sequence ATGGATGAACGAATTATTTCAAGTGAAACGGTAGACTCAGAAGAAGTATCTTTTGAAACTAGTTTACGGCCACAGACCCTTTCACAATATATCGGACAAGACAAAGTGAAAAATAATTTAACCGTCTTTATTGAAGCTGCAACCCTTCGTAATGAAGCCTTAGACCATGTGCTTTTGTATGGACCACCTGGGCTTGGGAAAACGACGCTCGCGATGGTTATCGCATCTGAAATGGGTAGTCAAATTAAAACAACAAGTGGACCAGCCATCGAACGGCCAGGTGATTTGGCGACCATTTTAACTAGTTTGGATCCAGGGGATGTCTTATTTATTGATGAGATTCATCGCTTATCTCGAGCTATTGAAGAAGTTTTGTATCCAGCGATGGAAGATTATTGTTTGGATATTGTGATTGGAACAGGACCAACAGCTCGGTCGGTTCGTCTTGATTTACCACCGTTTACCCTAATTGGGGCAACAACGCGTGCAGGGCTTTTATCGGCGCCACTTCGAGATCGTTTTGGTGTTATTGATCACTTGGAATTTTATACAGAGGAGCAATTAACAGAGATAGTCCTCAGAACTGCGAACATTTTAGATACAAAAATAGATGATTTGGGTGCTCGCGAAATTGCTAGGCGTTCCAGGGGGACCCCGCGGATTGCCAATCGGTTGTTAAAACGTGTCCGTGATTTTGCTCAAGTGAGGGGCAATGGTACGGTCACAGAAAAACTCGCTAAAGAAGCACTTACTTTACTTCAAGTAGATCCAAGAGGTTTGGATACAATTGACCAAAAACTGCTCCATACAATTATCCAGTCATTTAGAGGCGGTCCGGTCGGTTTAGATACAATTGCTGCGAGTATTGGGGAGGAGCGCGAAACCATTGAAGATATGCAAGAACCATATCTACTCCAAATTGGTTTTCTGCAAAGAAGCCCAAGAGGCCGCATTGCTACAGAAATTGCCTATAAACATTTAGGAATAAGTTATGAAAAAGAGGTATAA
- the ruvA gene encoding Holliday junction branch migration protein RuvA — translation MYDYIKGTITTITPEYIVVETGQIGYQIITGNPFSFQRLEGTDAQVFLYQHVREDNISLFGFQTTEERYLFKKLLSVSGIGPKSALAIIASGDVVPLITAIESEDDVYLTKFPSVGKKTARQIILDLKGKLADVATNEIIYNVPENDIVAGLSPALEEAVLALEALGYSTRELKKIIPKLAKEVDLTSDAYIKLALRLMTK, via the coding sequence TTGTACGATTACATAAAAGGAACTATTACGACGATTACACCAGAATATATCGTTGTGGAAACTGGACAAATTGGATATCAAATAATTACAGGAAATCCGTTTTCCTTTCAGCGCTTAGAAGGAACAGACGCGCAAGTATTTTTATATCAACATGTTCGCGAGGATAATATTTCGCTTTTTGGTTTTCAAACTACGGAAGAACGTTACTTATTTAAAAAGTTACTAAGTGTTTCTGGAATTGGACCAAAGAGTGCCCTTGCGATTATTGCTTCTGGTGATGTTGTACCATTAATTACGGCGATTGAGTCAGAAGATGATGTTTATCTGACTAAATTCCCTAGTGTTGGTAAAAAAACAGCTCGCCAAATTATTCTCGATTTAAAAGGGAAATTAGCAGACGTTGCGACGAATGAAATCATCTATAATGTGCCAGAAAATGATATTGTTGCAGGACTTTCACCGGCGTTAGAAGAGGCTGTTTTAGCATTAGAGGCTCTTGGTTACAGTACGAGAGAATTGAAAAAAATCATTCCAAAATTAGCTAAAGAAGTTGATTTAACAAGTGATGCATATATCAAATTAGCGCTTAGATTAATGACAAAATAG
- a CDS encoding L-lactate dehydrogenase — MKSRKVMIIGAGNVGSAAAHAFVNQKFIEELILVDLNKERVEGNRKDLADAAAFMPGKMNISVRDASDCADVDIAVITVTAGPLKEGQTRLDELKSTSRIVGSIVPEMMKGGFNGIFLIATNPCDIITYQVWKLSGLPRERVLGTGVWLDTTRLRRLLAEKLDIAAQSIDAFILGEHGDSQFPVWSHSSIYGKPVNEYSMEKLGNSLDLKQIGETARDTGFEIYHQKGCTEYGIAGTIVEICRHIFSGSQRALTVSCILDGEYGQSDLAIGVPAVLSQNGVKEIITLKLNKEEQKAFDHSIAVIKENIQSL, encoded by the coding sequence ATGAAATCACGTAAAGTTATGATAATTGGTGCTGGAAATGTAGGTTCTGCAGCAGCACATGCATTTGTAAATCAAAAATTTATAGAAGAGTTAATTTTGGTGGATTTAAATAAAGAACGAGTAGAAGGAAACCGGAAAGATTTAGCGGATGCCGCAGCGTTTATGCCAGGTAAAATGAATATTTCGGTTCGCGATGCAAGTGATTGTGCTGATGTAGATATTGCCGTTATTACTGTAACAGCAGGACCTTTGAAAGAAGGACAAACTAGATTAGATGAGTTGAAAAGCACGTCAAGAATAGTTGGAAGTATTGTTCCTGAAATGATGAAAGGTGGGTTTAACGGTATTTTCTTAATTGCTACGAATCCTTGTGACATTATTACGTATCAAGTTTGGAAGCTTTCAGGATTACCAAGAGAGCGAGTACTTGGAACTGGTGTCTGGCTTGATACAACAAGATTACGTCGTTTGTTAGCAGAGAAATTAGATATTGCAGCTCAAAGTATTGATGCTTTTATTCTAGGGGAGCATGGAGATTCGCAGTTCCCGGTTTGGTCACATTCTTCTATTTACGGAAAACCTGTGAATGAATATAGCATGGAAAAACTTGGTAATTCCCTTGATTTAAAACAAATTGGTGAAACCGCTCGTGACACTGGATTCGAAATTTACCACCAAAAAGGCTGCACAGAGTATGGAATTGCGGGAACAATTGTGGAAATTTGTCGCCATATATTTAGCGGCAGCCAGCGAGCACTCACGGTATCCTGCATACTAGACGGAGAATACGGTCAAAGTGATTTGGCAATTGGCGTGCCAGCTGTTTTGAGTCAAAATGGTGTCAAAGAAATTATTACGTTGAAACTAAATAAAGAAGAGCAAAAAGCATTTGACCATTCAATCGCTGTCATTAAAGAAAATATCCAATCTTTATAA
- a CDS encoding YebC/PmpR family DNA-binding transcriptional regulator, whose product MSGHSKWNNIQGRKNAQDSKRSKVFQKLAREIFVAAKKGPDPNLNPSLRLVMDKAKAVNMPNDNIKRAIDKAAGNTNGENYDEVTYEGYAPGGIAVLVHALTDNKNRTSTNVRVAFNKNGGSLGETGSVSYMFDRKGYLVILREGLTVDEEEFMLEAIEAGADDVEISEDVFEISTDPAAFSEVKDALQGAGYTFATAELSMFPTVYNEIAETNKTQFDKMMEALEDDDDVQEVYTNAEIN is encoded by the coding sequence ATGTCAGGACATTCAAAATGGAATAATATTCAAGGTCGTAAAAATGCACAAGATTCCAAGCGTTCCAAAGTATTTCAAAAGCTAGCAAGGGAAATTTTTGTTGCAGCGAAAAAAGGTCCTGATCCGAATCTGAACCCGTCACTTCGATTAGTAATGGATAAAGCCAAAGCTGTGAATATGCCAAATGACAATATTAAACGAGCAATTGATAAAGCAGCTGGGAATACAAATGGAGAAAATTACGATGAAGTTACTTATGAAGGCTATGCACCAGGCGGAATTGCAGTTCTGGTCCATGCCCTTACAGATAATAAAAACCGGACAAGTACGAATGTCCGTGTAGCATTTAATAAGAATGGTGGCAGTTTAGGAGAAACCGGAAGCGTGAGTTATATGTTTGATCGGAAAGGTTATCTCGTGATTTTGCGTGAAGGTTTGACGGTAGATGAGGAAGAATTTATGCTAGAGGCGATTGAAGCTGGTGCCGATGATGTCGAGATTAGTGAAGATGTATTTGAAATTTCCACAGATCCTGCCGCGTTTTCTGAAGTGAAAGATGCCTTGCAAGGAGCTGGATACACGTTTGCTACAGCAGAATTATCGATGTTTCCAACTGTATATAATGAGATTGCTGAAACAAATAAAACACAATTTGATAAAATGATGGAAGCGCTAGAAGATGACGACGATGTACAAGAAGTTTATACAAACGCTGAGATAAATTAA
- the pheA gene encoding prephenate dehydratase gives MKIAYLGPAASFTHAAAAKAFPNEEMIAKSTIPDCIMSIEKEEVDVAVVPIENTIEGSVNITLDYLFHFSSVPVVAEIVLPIAQHLMVHPAHAASWRSVQKVMSHPQALAQCHTFLQAELYGVEREVTPSTAYAAKWVSNNPTELVAAIAPRMAADEYGLEIVKEDAQDLELNQTRFFVLSRQPVSILLPKEEEKTSISVILPNNMPGALHKVLSTFAWRDIDLSKIESRPLKTSLGEYFFLIDVLSEGKETLVTNALDEITLLGGTASKLGTYHVHRLQTT, from the coding sequence ATGAAAATTGCTTATTTAGGACCAGCAGCTTCTTTTACACATGCGGCGGCTGCAAAAGCTTTTCCCAATGAGGAAATGATTGCAAAAAGTACGATTCCGGATTGTATTATGTCGATTGAAAAAGAAGAAGTTGATGTGGCTGTTGTTCCAATTGAAAACACGATTGAAGGAAGTGTCAACATCACGTTAGATTACTTATTTCATTTTTCAAGTGTCCCTGTAGTGGCTGAAATTGTTTTACCTATTGCTCAACATTTAATGGTTCATCCAGCACATGCTGCATCATGGCGATCAGTCCAAAAAGTAATGTCGCATCCACAAGCTTTAGCACAGTGTCATACTTTTTTACAAGCTGAACTTTACGGAGTAGAACGAGAAGTAACTCCTTCTACAGCATATGCCGCAAAATGGGTTAGTAATAATCCTACTGAGCTTGTCGCGGCTATTGCACCTCGCATGGCGGCTGATGAGTATGGTCTTGAGATTGTTAAAGAAGATGCACAAGACCTGGAATTAAACCAAACAAGATTTTTTGTTTTGAGTCGTCAGCCTGTCTCCATTTTATTGCCGAAAGAAGAAGAAAAAACATCAATTTCTGTTATTTTACCGAATAATATGCCAGGGGCGTTACATAAAGTATTATCTACCTTTGCTTGGCGGGATATTGACTTAAGCAAAATCGAATCAAGACCTCTTAAAACATCACTGGGCGAATACTTTTTCTTAATTGATGTACTTTCGGAAGGAAAAGAAACGCTCGTCACTAATGCGCTTGATGAAATTACACTATTAGGTGGAACAGCGAGCAAACTAGGAACGTATCATGTTCACCGCTTACAAACGACATAA
- the obgE gene encoding GTPase ObgE, with protein sequence MFVDQVKIYVKAGNGGDGMVAFRREKFVPNGGPAGGDGGKGADVVFVVDEGLRTLVDFRFKRIFKAEHGEHGMSKSMHGRGAQDLVVKVPQGTIVKDIDTGEIIADLVAHGQRAVIAKAGRGGRGNKRFATPANPAPELSENGEPGQERNVQLELKVLADVGLVGFPSVGKSTLLSVVSAARPKIAAYHFTTIVPNLGMVDAGDGRSFVMADLPGLIEGASQGVGLGHQFLRHIERTRVIVHVIDMSGSEGRVPFDDYVAINNELEQYNLRLMERPQIIVANKMDMPDAEENLKEFRTKINEDIPVFPISAVTKTGLRELLLAIADKLETTSEFPLNEILEQEDEDTVLYKYVAEEPDFEITREPDGTFVLSGTKIERLFTMTNFERDASISRFARQLRAMGVDEALRKRGAKDGDIVRLLDYEFEFMD encoded by the coding sequence ATGTTTGTAGATCAGGTTAAGATTTATGTGAAAGCTGGTAATGGTGGGGACGGTATGGTGGCATTCCGTCGCGAAAAATTTGTACCAAACGGTGGTCCTGCTGGAGGCGATGGTGGTAAAGGTGCAGATGTTGTTTTTGTCGTTGATGAAGGTTTACGTACATTAGTAGATTTTCGTTTTAAACGAATTTTTAAAGCAGAACACGGTGAGCATGGTATGAGTAAAAGTATGCATGGTCGCGGTGCGCAAGATTTAGTCGTGAAAGTGCCACAAGGAACGATTGTAAAAGATATTGATACTGGCGAAATAATTGCCGATTTAGTAGCTCACGGTCAGCGTGCAGTTATTGCAAAAGCTGGGCGTGGTGGGCGCGGAAATAAACGTTTCGCAACCCCCGCTAACCCTGCTCCTGAACTTTCCGAAAACGGAGAACCAGGGCAAGAAAGAAATGTACAATTAGAACTTAAAGTACTCGCGGATGTTGGTTTAGTTGGTTTTCCAAGTGTTGGTAAATCAACGTTACTATCTGTAGTATCGGCAGCACGACCTAAAATTGCCGCATATCATTTTACAACGATTGTTCCTAATTTAGGTATGGTAGATGCTGGTGATGGTCGTAGTTTTGTTATGGCGGATTTACCAGGTTTAATTGAAGGAGCAAGTCAAGGTGTTGGTTTAGGCCATCAATTCTTGCGTCATATTGAAAGAACACGTGTCATTGTCCATGTGATTGATATGTCTGGTTCAGAAGGTCGCGTACCATTTGATGATTACGTAGCAATTAATAATGAACTAGAACAATATAATTTACGCTTAATGGAACGTCCACAAATTATTGTAGCTAACAAAATGGATATGCCAGATGCGGAAGAAAATTTAAAAGAATTTAGAACAAAAATTAATGAAGACATTCCAGTATTCCCAATTTCCGCAGTAACGAAAACGGGTCTACGTGAATTACTTCTTGCTATTGCAGATAAATTAGAAACAACATCAGAATTTCCACTTAATGAAATTTTGGAACAAGAAGATGAAGATACGGTTCTATACAAATATGTTGCGGAAGAGCCTGACTTCGAAATTACAAGAGAACCAGACGGCACTTTTGTGTTGAGCGGAACGAAAATTGAACGCTTATTCACAATGACCAACTTCGAAAGAGATGCATCTATTAGCCGTTTTGCGCGTCAACTTCGTGCAATGGGTGTAGATGAAGCACTTAGAAAACGTGGTGCTAAAGACGGGGATATCGTCCGTCTACTTGACTATGAATTTGAATTTATGGATTAA
- the glpK gene encoding glycerol kinase GlpK, whose protein sequence is MEKKYILALDQGTTSSRAMIIDGEGEVIGVAQEEFDQIFPKPGWVEHSANDIWASILAVIAGVLLKTNISSKEIAGIGITNQRETTVIWDKETGNPIYNAIVWQSRQTEDICKQLRKDGYEDTIRSKTGLLIDPYFAGTKARWILDHVDGAQERAEKGELLFGTIDTWLVWKLTGGRAHITDYSNASRTLLYNIYDLEWDDELLKMLNIPKAMLPEVRPSSEVYANTVPYHFFGEEVPVAGIAGDQQAALFGQGCFEKGMAKNTYGTGCFLLMNTGEKAVRSENGLLTTLAWGIDGKVEYALEGSIFVAGSAIQWLRDGLRMVRQSSDSENYASRIESSDGVYVVPAFVGLGAPYWDSDVRGAVFGLTRGTEKEQFIRATLESLAYQTRDVLYAMEQDSGIKLKTLRVDGGASANNFLMQFQSDILGVPVERPENKETTVLGAAFLAGLAVGVWKDKSEIKKHWKLDNRFEVEMKEKEREDLYEGWHKAVKAAQAFK, encoded by the coding sequence ATGGAAAAGAAATACATTTTAGCACTCGATCAAGGAACAACTAGTTCTAGAGCAATGATTATTGATGGCGAAGGAGAAGTAATTGGTGTTGCACAAGAAGAGTTTGACCAAATTTTCCCTAAACCAGGTTGGGTAGAACACAGTGCCAATGACATTTGGGCTTCGATTTTAGCAGTCATTGCTGGTGTACTTTTAAAAACAAATATTTCATCCAAAGAAATTGCTGGAATTGGTATTACGAATCAACGTGAAACAACGGTTATTTGGGATAAAGAAACTGGTAATCCGATTTATAACGCCATTGTTTGGCAATCTCGCCAAACGGAAGATATTTGTAAACAACTTCGTAAAGATGGTTATGAAGATACTATTCGTTCTAAAACTGGACTTTTGATTGACCCATATTTTGCTGGGACAAAAGCTCGTTGGATTTTAGATCATGTTGACGGCGCGCAAGAACGTGCGGAAAAAGGCGAATTATTATTCGGAACAATTGATACATGGTTGGTTTGGAAGTTAACTGGTGGTCGCGCTCATATTACGGATTATTCCAATGCTTCTCGTACACTACTTTATAATATTTATGATTTAGAATGGGATGATGAGCTCTTAAAAATGTTAAATATCCCGAAAGCGATGTTACCTGAAGTTAGACCATCTTCAGAAGTATATGCTAATACAGTTCCTTATCACTTCTTTGGGGAAGAAGTTCCGGTTGCAGGTATCGCTGGGGACCAACAAGCTGCATTATTCGGTCAAGGTTGTTTTGAAAAAGGTATGGCAAAAAATACTTACGGAACTGGTTGTTTCTTATTAATGAACACTGGCGAAAAAGCTGTACGTTCAGAAAATGGACTACTTACAACATTAGCATGGGGAATTGATGGTAAAGTAGAATACGCATTAGAAGGTAGTATTTTCGTTGCTGGTTCTGCTATTCAGTGGTTACGTGATGGTTTGCGGATGGTCCGTCAATCAAGTGACTCTGAAAACTATGCTAGTCGCATTGAATCTAGTGATGGTGTATATGTTGTACCAGCATTTGTTGGCCTTGGTGCTCCATACTGGGATTCAGATGTTCGTGGTGCAGTGTTTGGTTTAACTCGGGGCACAGAAAAAGAACAATTTATTCGTGCGACATTAGAATCGCTTGCTTATCAAACAAGAGATGTGCTTTACGCAATGGAACAAGATTCCGGAATCAAACTAAAAACATTGCGAGTTGACGGCGGGGCATCTGCAAACAACTTCCTAATGCAGTTCCAATCAGATATTTTAGGTGTTCCAGTTGAACGCCCAGAAAATAAAGAAACAACAGTACTAGGAGCAGCTTTCTTAGCAGGACTTGCTGTAGGTGTTTGGAAAGATAAAAGTGAAATTAAAAAACACTGGAAACTAGACAATCGTTTTGAAGTAGAAATGAAAGAAAAAGAACGAGAAGACTTATATGAGGGCTGGCATAAAGCTGTAAAAGCAGCACAAGCTTTCAAATAA